In the genome of Cydia strobilella chromosome Z, ilCydStro3.1, whole genome shotgun sequence, one region contains:
- the LOC134753853 gene encoding lysophospholipase-like protein 1: MSRLGALHLTKPTGPKHTATVIFFHGSGDTGANMKEWVNIMARNFTFPHIKVMFPTAPLQPYTPNEGAMSNVWFDRANISINAPEKLDSISRIEVEVKDLIQRENKLGIPSNRIIIGGFSMGGSLSFHAAYRWERNIAGAFVFSSFLNNGTVVYQELKNASSSPLPPLLQCHGDNDDVVPLEWGQTTYNQLKTLGAPIQFHVLERLGHQINKRGLNLIRDFIEKHLPDV; this comes from the exons atgtctcgACTAGGTGCTTTGCACTTGACTAAACCCACAGGCCCCAAGCATACGGCGACAGTAATATTTTTTCATGGATCTG GAGATACAGGTGCAAACATGAAGGAGTGGGTGAATATAATGGCACGAAATTTTACATTTCCACACATCAAGGTGATGTTCCCAACGGCTCCGTTGCAACCTTACACTCCCAATGAAGGTGCCATGAGCAATGTTTGGTTTGACCGTGCTAATATATCTATTAATGCTCCTGAAAAACTTGATTCAATATCTAGAATAGAGGTAGAGGTTAAGGATCTCATCCAAAGAGAAAATAAATTAGGAATACCTAGCAACAGAATAATTATAG GTGGATTTTCAATGGGTGGCTCACTGTCATTCCATGCGGCTTATAGGTGGGAAAGGAATATTGCCGGAGCCTTCGTGTTCAGCTCTTTTCTCAATAATGGCACAGTTGTGTACCAAGAGCTAAAAAATGCATCCAGCTCTCCAT TACCACCTCTGCTACAATGCCATGGTGACAACGACGACGTGGTGCCACTGGAGTGGGGCCAAACTACTTACAACCAATTGAAAACACTCGGAGCTCCAATACAGTTTCACGTTTTGGAGAGGCTGGGACATCAAATCAATAAACGGGGACTTAATCTCATAAGGGATTTCATTGAGAAACATCTGCCTGATGTCTGA
- the LOC134753852 gene encoding sperm-tail PG-rich repeat-containing protein 2-like codes for MAAYSLSERFSRDSKYYRFYDPGAYQHDEICKTKPAHAPFLSKTPRKTLSAGPIWTHAIYDADIPSKIPNCTSMMSKIPRFPYEAFSKEDLEEILCKCGYPTRCRCPTEEEDKPKPNIVCQGKVPKHIIKGVPPRTGGDSGLSAPSKGDYGFEVRKDGSQKRLKEKVSDESPPFYDARVIEATMFYQGCKWSKWTGTRATKALEQSPGPAHYTLENQPTEFEKYAEECRSQKSKEAKQYRYIEMVQRRNILENAPGPASYSPMFPKGSDLQEIGPKADRFTSPKHEVCPGPADHNLKRDFDPPPKLVTHCRAVLPELACFGVKDQRFKPRKEEGPSPASYCATYKSCLIQICSTAPFGSSTKRFTTIPLDETDKNEIYVNDYDQLQTGKVEDIDPCPHRTWEFKSKTVRMKPLFKSWNEPSPADFMPMQMKSKRPLHLQYLSPFCSSNGRFQPWYNWIPVFGKLVTPGPGYYDAEKAKCYPAVNGGPLYRDQRFRSPSFETPAPCAYNVGGGIETILDTYNLKLKHNIENRYKFHSDIAPERKVLTLEEKETLLMNKCIALCEESINEVSSLPPQEKKCDIITKHVKDKKKLLRFFLYKHQMPISI; via the coding sequence atggcAGCATACAGTTTGAGCGAAAGGTTCTCCCGAGACTCCAAATACTACAGATTTTACGATCCAGGTGCTTACCAGCACGATGAGATCTGTAAAACAAAGCCAGCCCACGCCCCGTTTCTTTCCAAAACACCACGTAAGACTTTAAGTGCTGGACCAATATGGACACATGCTATTTACGACGCTGATATTCCATCTAAAATTCCGAACTGTACTTCAATGATGTCCAAAATTCCACGTTTTCCTTATGAGGCTTTCAGTAAGGAAGATCTTGAAGAAATCCTCTGCAAATGTGGGTACCCAACACGTTGTCGATGTCCtacagaagaagaagataaaccAAAACCGAATATCGTTTGTCAAGGTAAGGtgccaaaacatattataaaaggaGTTCCACCTCGAACGGGTGGTGACAGCGGCCTATCAGCCCCATCTAAGGGTGACTATGGGTTCGAAGTACGAAAAGATGGTTCTCAAAAGAGATTAAAGGAGAAAGTTTCAGATGAGTCTCCTCCATTTTATGATGCAAGAGTAATAGAAGCAACAATGTTTTATCAAGGGTGTAAATGGAGTAAGTGGACTGGCACTAGAGCAACAAAGGCTTTAGAGCAAAGTCCTGGACCAGCACATTACACTTTGGAGAATCAGCCTACTGAATTCGAAAAATATGCTGAAGAATGTAGATCTCAAAAAAGTAAAGAAGCAAAACAGTACAGATATATAGAGATGGTTCAAAGGAGAAATATTCTAGAAAATGCACCTGGACCGGCATCGTACTCTCCCATGTTCCCGAAAGGTAGCGATTTACAAGAAATCGGACCTAAGGCTGACAGATTTACCTCACCAAAACATGAAGTTTGCCCTGGTCCAGCCGATCATAACCTGAAAAGGGATTTTGATCCACCACCAAAATTAGTTACACACTGTCGTGCAGTTTTGCCTGAACTTGCTTGTTTTGGTGTAAAAGACCAAAGATTTAAGCCACGCAAAGAAGAAGGCCCTAGTCCAGCTAGTTATTGTGCAACATATAAATCATGTTTGATTCAAATATGTTCAACGGCACCATTTGGATCATCTACAAAAAGATTTACAACTATCCCATTAGACGAAACCGATAAGAATGAAATCTATGTGAATGATTATGATCAACTGCAGACTGGAAAAGTAGAAGATATTGATCCTTGCCCTCATCGTACGTGGGAATTTAAATCAAAAACTGTGCGCATGAAAccactttttaaaagttggaaTGAACCGAGCCCAGCAGATTTTATGCCGATGCAAATGAAATCAAAACGACCGTTGCATTTGCAATATCTTTCCCCATTTTGTTCATCGAACGGTCGTTTTCAACCGTGGTACAATTGGATTCCTGTATTTGGAAAATTAGTCACGCCTGGTCCGGGTTACTACGATGCAGAAAAAGCCAAATGTTATCCAGCAGTAAATGGTGGTCCCCTGTACCGGGATCAACGTTTCCGCTCACCTTCATTTGAGACTCCGGCTCCATGCGCATATAATGTAGGGGGTGGCATTGAGACTATTTTAGATACTTATAATCTAAAATTGAAACATAATATCGAAAACCGGTATAAATTTCATAGTGATATAGCCCCTGAACGGAAAGTATTAACTTTAGAAGAAAAAGAAACTTTGCTTATGAATAAATGCATCGCATTGTGTGAAGAATCAATCAATGAAGTATCTTCTTTGCCACCCCAGGAAAAGAAAtgtgatattataacaaaacacGTAAAAGACAAGAAAAAATTATTACGCTTCTTTTTATATAAGCATCAAATGCCTATAAGTATCTAA